From one Candidatus Kaelpia imicola genomic stretch:
- a CDS encoding ParB/RepB/Spo0J family partition protein: MEKKRGLGRGISALIPEKRAKDSSRYKDIEIDRVKLNPYQPRKEFSKTELLHLQQSIAKDGLLQPIVVVEEGESFKLIAGERRFRSVQNLGWERIAALVLHNVEEVELLRKSLVENVQRENLNPIEEAQAYKRLMDDYGYSLEEVAREVAKDISTISNAVRLLALPENIQRDLSQGLISPGHARALLMLGKGPQVQSLADKIKSEKMSVREAEKRAKKREGRLSLDPHLKAALEELQRKIGSKLNVEMKKRGGKIEVLFMDNDDLQRIVAILLDREA; encoded by the coding sequence ATGGAAAAGAAGAGAGGTCTGGGCAGGGGAATATCAGCTCTTATACCGGAGAAGAGAGCCAAGGATTCCAGCCGCTATAAAGATATTGAGATTGATAGAGTCAAACTCAATCCGTATCAGCCTAGAAAAGAGTTTTCTAAGACCGAATTACTCCATCTTCAGCAATCAATCGCAAAAGATGGTCTCCTGCAGCCTATAGTAGTTGTAGAGGAAGGAGAATCTTTCAAATTAATAGCCGGAGAGAGAAGATTTAGATCGGTACAGAACTTAGGCTGGGAACGCATCGCGGCTTTAGTTCTTCATAACGTAGAAGAGGTTGAACTTCTAAGAAAATCTCTTGTTGAGAACGTACAGAGAGAAAATCTGAATCCCATAGAAGAAGCTCAAGCCTATAAGAGGCTGATGGATGACTACGGCTATTCTTTAGAAGAGGTTGCAAGAGAGGTTGCAAAAGATATTTCAACCATATCAAATGCTGTACGGTTACTTGCGCTTCCTGAGAATATACAGAGAGACTTAAGTCAAGGATTGATCTCGCCTGGCCACGCCAGGGCTTTATTAATGCTGGGTAAGGGCCCGCAGGTGCAGAGCCTTGCCGATAAGATAAAGTCTGAAAAGATGAGCGTTAGAGAGGCTGAAAAAAGAGCTAAAAAGAGAGAAGGCAGACTCTCTTTAGATCCTCATCTTAAAGCAGCATTAGAGGAGCTGCAGAGAAAAATAGGTTCCAAGCTTAATGTAGAGATGAAGAAAAGAGGCGGGAAGATAGAAGTTCTTTTTATGGACAA